One window of Toxotes jaculatrix isolate fToxJac2 chromosome 19, fToxJac2.pri, whole genome shotgun sequence genomic DNA carries:
- the LOC121199957 gene encoding regulator of telomere elongation helicase 1-like, with protein MRPVVEKKTATESCGAVCLPDTQPSGFTSCSHSQSSHTQKAKVLDAHLPSLKRRRLNEHTGATGMPRIFLQYECEVQKSQRRPANLLEALEQIDHHSGGNDDGVVGEEKVLCFL; from the exons ATG AGGCCTGTGGTAGAGAAGAAGACTGCTACAGAGAGCTGTGGGGCAGTGTGTTTGCCAGATACTCAGCCCTCTGGCTTCACTTCCTGCTCACACTCCCAAAGCTCCCACACCCAGAAGGCCAAGGTGCTGGATGCCCACCTTCCCagcctgaagaggaggaggctca ATGAACACACTGGAGCCACTGGGATGCCCAGGATCTTTCTTCAGTATGAGTGTGAGGTGCAGAAGAGTCAGAGGAGACCAGCCAACCTGTTGGAGGCTCTGGAGCAAATCGACCATCACAGTGGAGGAAACGACGATGGTGTGGTGGGAGAGGAGAAGgtattgtgttttctgtga